A DNA window from Vibrio cidicii contains the following coding sequences:
- a CDS encoding DUF3265 domain-containing protein has product MHAAWHFWYAVGFGGESGLRKVGLCGIHPLTRR; this is encoded by the coding sequence ATTCATGCCGCGTGGCATTTTTGGTATGCAGTTGGTTTTGGTGGTGAAAGTGGTCTGCGGAAGGTTGGTTTATGCGGCATTCACCCCTTAACGCGGCGTTAG